CACAGTTACCTATTCAGCAACGACTACTACATAACCAAATATTTATAGCTACAAAGTTTCATTGCCTTCTACActtttactttttccccccGCTAATTCCTACTCCAGACCTATCAGACCATCAAACGAGTAACCTAAATGAGTGGCAAGTATCATCAAATTTGTTATGGAAGTATATGCAATGAAAAATCTAGCAAGGagtatttaatagtataattttcttatacAAAGAGTCTCAATGAAACATGGTAACGTTATGTTAAATGCTTGCACAAAAAAAGCTTATGTtaatacctttttttttcaggttttACAGCGAGAAGCAAGATTTGGCTGAATTTTATCGTATGTACACTCTTCTCTCTGGTGAATTGGTGAAGATACTGTTGAAATGTTCTTTGTGGCTGGCTCCACATGATTTGTGTACCAGTAGTTGAGAATAGAAGCGAAGGTGAAATCGTTTTGTTTTGGAGCTGTCAAACATTTGCTTGGCTTTACCTCGTATATAatgcatatttaaaattcttaagatttccttttatgttttatctttCAAACCATTCTCGCTCTCGCATATCAGTTGAGAATTTCAGAAGCTGTGCAGAGTACACTGGATAACAGCACATCATACTGTTGTTCTGAACAGCACAGCAACCCCTTCGTAGTGGGCAACGCTGGACACCGGGGTTTTGGACTATTTGCCACTCTCTTCATTGGCTCATTCTCAAATGCCATCTTCCATCTTCCCTAAAGactttaactttttgccatctaaatCTACTAATTCTCTCCTTCTTGCCATTTTAGCTTGTCAACTCAAGCATTAATATGATAAATGATCTTGTTGCCcttattttcttctcttgtCCAACCTAGTGGAGGGGATAGAGGGGATAGAGACGAGAAATGAGCAGCCATAGATAAGGGGCCACGATAGAGGAGCTTGAGCTGTTGTTGCTCCTTTTTAAACGCGTTCGTTGGATTGGATAACTGAGTCATATTACCTCTTTTTTCGTGCGCACGTTTTTTCGAACTTCTAAACGGTGtatcttttataaatttttttattagaaagttacattaaaaatcatattaatctattttttattttttataattaataatcaattaattatgtactaatctttCACGTCGAATAACAACTCTCATATTTCATCTCCCGAACGCTGTCTTTCTCCTTAGCTCTGACGGAACTTACAGCAACAACAGTAATGTGGATCGGCTAAAGAGAGTGGGTGCACGAGGAGAAAGAATGGAAGAAGAGGAGCAAAATCATCTAGTGTCAGTCGTGTAGCTACATATTATGTCAATAATGGTATGTAAGAaagatatttatttcttttgtggTAAAATGTTAAAGTTTTTTAGGAAAGTGGTATTTGAGAATGTGTCACCGAAGAAAATGGCATAAAGTCAAAAGACCCCTGGACACCCATGAAGAATGAAGGCTCCGAACAAAACTCGAAGTCTTTGAACCGTGATTAAATGATTGCCGATAAACAGTCTGGCTTCACTAAAGATGAATCCACACGCTTTCCAAGTAACCCTCTTCAGATAGACGATACAATCCAGCAATATATTGAAacaatcaaacaaacaaaaccctCGGGAATTCGGAATAATCTATCACCATCATGCATAATGCTTTAGAGGTTTATAAGCCCAAGATTTTACAATGCGGAAGATAGACATAACAGTCAACATTTGGCTAGTTTCACATTTGTACACcactaatataaatataaaaataagcaaTGAGGCATTGAAATCAGCAGATACGTACAGGTAAGCACCAAATACTTCGCtaaaatatctcaaggtactaatTATATCTTAAGGGCCTAATTAATTAGGGCGCGTATCCTAAAGCAAGGAACTTTGTTGTCTCTCATTCTCCTTGTCTAAACTTCTTGCGACTCGACTTTTCAGGGTCAGACTGTTTAACCTCTTTGAAGTAACCGAGACCTCCGAGCCAGCAGTGCTTTGAACATCTATCGAAGAGAATGCCGTCCTGCTGTGATGGAGGAGATCACCAGACTTTTGCCTTTGAAGGGGTGGCTTCTGAGAGCCATAACCACCCTGCCTTGCTTTGGCCGATTTGGTCATGCTCATGTAGTTCGGACCACCAACCTGACCACAATCAGATCTTCTCTCTGTTGCTAAGGTATTGGTGCCAGACATTGGAGTAACAGAAGATGTAGATGGCGAGCTCTCGTCGTACACGAAATCAGAAGAGGTAGCCGAGATCATGGAGGGAGGCTTTGCTACCACCCTTGTTGTAACATTGTTCCTTCTGATCTTGACTGAGCTTGCATCCGAAAGTTTCGGACCAGCCAGGTTAATTTCCTCGACGCTCTCTGAACATCGCGAATTGGTGGAGTTTTCAGTATTGGTTTGCTCCATCAGTCGGCTCTCCCAAGGTTTTGTGGCCATCCACCCTTCCAAATAGCTCCAACTATTGTTGCTCCTGTTAGCCCCATTGCCATGGTGCCTGAGAGATACAGCGGGAGAGCTAGGCCTCCCACCGTGGTTTGAACAcctctgcaaaaaaaaaaaataataaataaatgtcaCTGTCTCTCAGAAGGAAAGATATCAAGTTTTGTAAATCAATACACAGATAACAGATTATTGTTGCGATATGTACCTGGTGGGAAAGAGCATAAGAAAGTGCCCTTTCTCTCTTGATTGCACCCTCATGCCTCATGTGTATCTTTGATCTTACATCGTCAGCAGTGCCTTGACTATCACACCACCCTGCCTGCAATGTGAACAATACCATCCAAATATACGAATGTCACATCCAAAATTATGTTTGGTTTTGCACGAGGAAGTTAAGTTTTTCTACGCGAAATGCTTAAGAAAATCTCTACCGGGCAATTAGACTACGGCCTACCACACTCTTACAGGAACAGGATAAAACTAGTAAGGACCAGCCCGGTATAAACTGTGCGATATGTCCTAATTTTACTTTTCCCAAGTGTCGATAAAGAAAATCTCGCAAGCGATCCCTACAAACCTAGGGCGTTCAACGTATAATTCTTCAGTTCCAGCAGATATGTATAAGACAGAATGCGCGTGTGATGCAAACTACAGACTAACTCAATTCAATATGCACAAAACAAAGCGCAATCGTGCATCGCGAAATTCGCTTGTCAATCTGTTACTAATATGTACTACTTGCAGAAGTGTGCCACCGCATACCTCGGCTTCCTTGACAGGATCAACGCGACCGCTGCTGCGCTCGTCAAGCATGTCCTGCGCGTCGAGGCCGTCCGCGGAGATCCTGGCTCGACGATCCCGTGCGCGAGCCTGCACCCGGACGAGCGCCTGCATGCACTTGAGCGTGACAGCCAGCTGCTTGCgcacgcggcggccgcgcacCAGCGCTTGCAGCCGTACGATCCCTCGCAGCGCCCTCAACGCGCGCCTCGCCTGCACAGGGCATCCACCACAAGAAAGCAATCAAAAGGCCGTCGTTGATCTCTGACCGAAATTTCAGCGAGGCGAGTGGGCGGCGGTGTTCCACCAGGAAGGCGCGGAAGGCGGTCTGGATGCGGACGGCGGCCCACTCCTGCCTGATGAGGCGGAAGTCCCTGGGCGGCGCGCGGACGACGGCCGCGACGACGGAGCTGAGCGCGTCGGCGGAGGACGACGTCTCGGAGGGCAcctccgacgccgacgcgtTCCCGGTGCTCCTctgcgacgacgagctccgccACAGCCTGCTCCACCTCCGCCCCTTCCCCGCGCCGGCCCTcgccctctccgccgccggcctcagCCCCACCAGCGTCCTGATCCACTTCCCCGACGCCCCCATCCAGCCCCGATCAGCGGAGCGCTGCCCCCCCGTCTCCCTCGACGAACGTGGGCACGAGGCGTGCGAAATGGGAGTGGAGGAGTGGGAGGGATCGGGAAACGCGAGGCTAGTAGACCGACTTGACGTGTGCTGGCCGTTGCGCGCGGCGCTCGCTTCGGTTACGAGTCACGAGGCGGGggtggagagggagagggagccGTTCCtgccacggcggcggtggcgtggttttcaaattttgaaacgGGGACGAGCTAAGCGGGATGAGGGGGACCCACCCTGTCAGTGGCCAGCGGGCTGGGTGGTGGTTGTGGAAAaaggcgcggcggccggcattCGCGGCCAACACGCCGTCACGCGCTGTCTCCTTTTGCAGTCGTTTCGTCGGGCTTCGAGAAAGAAGAAGGCTCTCTGTGATGCGTGgggccgcggcgggggcgtGTCGGGATCCGGAGAGTTTTGGCCCCTTTGCAGAGCCCGGCTCGGGATTTTGAACTCGTGGCGTTTGCTCGCTTTTGTGTCTTGTTTGGTGGCTTGCTGTTCTTTTCTGTAAAACGAGATGACGAGGACCGCCCGGTGCGTCCGTTGCAGCGTTGCAGGCCTGCAGTTTTTGGTGGAATCGTGGCTGGGACTGGGCGCGAGCGGGGAGAGGTGTTGGCTCACCTAAGCTGGGTGACTTGGCGCGTGCCCTCGTGCGCGGACGTCGCGCTAAGCTCGTGTGTGCTTGTGGGGGGCGTACTGGAGGTATTGATGGATGCCCGCGATCACGAGAAACCGGTGGGCGCGGCAACGGCACGGCGGGTGCGGTGGGTTCGGCGCACGACCGTACCGTACTGGCAGCGTATGTGCGTGGAACCGGAAAGTAGGGGGCAGGAAGAACTACCTGCGGTTTGGCGCGACCGCGCGACCGTGCGCGGTTGTGGACGTTGAATGTTGCGTGCAGCGTGCTGGATCCACCGCGCCGGCTTGATGCGCATATCAGGCGAGTCCGTGTATAAATTGATTCCTAGGTTCccaatataaatttagtattaCATCCGTTCAAAAATGACTtcactttttaatttatgtgtccaatgtttgatcgttcatcttatttaaaaaattttagaaaaaacattttaaaaaagtcatatgtaaagtactatttatattttatactctcaccgtttcataatgtaagatatttgatttttttgctcgtaatgtttgaccattgtcttatacaaaaaattatggaaatatcatttattttgcttgtgagtaactttattatcaaaagaactttaagcacgacttgtcattttttatatttgtactaaatttttaaataagatgaatgataaaatattgaaCCGAAAAAAGTCAagcatcttatattatgaaacggaggtagtaacttaataccaataaaaatattaattggaaaaattcaaataagacgaagagccAAACATATCtacaaactgaaaaataaacttattttaggggAAAAAGTAGTAACAAGAATGGACCAAAATGTCATTACAAGAGTGCAACTAATCATTGCAagagtataatttttctaaaaacaaatggcaagtgaataaacaAATAGAGGTACACTACCACACATAAAACAAGTCATACACAGTCTCTCGctttaaattgaataaaacgtaACAGCCTCTCACTTTTTGAGCAGCAAACATACAAACACTAGCCACTCTAGTCAACCCATTGGGTACACTACCATACATAAAACAAGTCATACACAGTCTCTCGCTTTAAATTGAATACAACGTAACAGCCTCTCACTTTTTGAGCAGCAAACATACAAACACTAGCCACTCTAGTCAACCCATGGCGTATAAATCAATCAAATGAACCACTGGATTGCCTTCGCTTCATTGTTCTGCAAAAGTTAACCGTTGCCTTATTATATCTGCACTTGCCAGCAAAAATGAAGAGGGGTGGAGAGAATTTACTTCAGCTCAACGATAAAGTCCATATTGATGATATCCATGATACATCCCGACCTTACCAATTAAGCCGGGGAGGATGGCCGGCACGGTGGCACACACTCCAATTATCTCGTCGGAGATCTACAGCATGAAGACGGTGACCTCGCTTTGGCGGGATCCATGGCCATCGAAGTTGTGACCTCTCCAACTTCTCGCACCATCGTAGCCTAGTAGGCATGTGCTGGCAGCCTGGTAGCGGCCGACCTCGTTGAACTTTGCCGCCATCGTTGGTGGCCCATCTCCACTGTCGCCCTCGATATTGCCACCGACACCCCTCTGTGCCTCCTGTGAAACGCGCCTCCACTGATGCCCCCACCGCCGTTGGGAATCATTGGTGAGGAAGAGTCAGCGAGAGGGtcaggaggaagagaggagccAACGAGAGGAGCAAATCTCAATAAGGAGCTTCTAGGATGGGTTGACGCGGTCGAGAGGCGTCAGTAGGGCTGCATCTTGTCGTCACCGAACTCTGCAATCAAAGAGGAAAGAAAcgagagagaaaggaggagggaggtgatAAGGCTTTCTCAGCCACCCACAATGGCGTGTACGACCCATCACACAATACTCATTCAATTGCCTAGTTTTTTGagtgaaattatattttggacacAATCCCTCCCCTAGAAGTCAGTTTATACTGGGACAGGGGAGTACAAGAATGTAAAacgataaatataattaacatatgattaattgagtaaaaaatattacaatatgacaaatgtatttatttcattttaaaatatgacttccatattaaaagtttttgcacaaaataatatttagctTTTTGAAAACATGCTAACGAAATTAAAGGAGTACCTTAGCCCAAACAACTAAAAAGAATGGACATAAAGTTGGATCATCAAACTCAAGTCAATGTAgatgagataaaaaaaaaaaagacaatagcTCTAGATATGTGGTTTAGAGGAGAAAAGAAGGGGTCCGTGGAGAGACGGGGGAGAT
This is a stretch of genomic DNA from Oryza brachyantha chromosome 1, ObraRS2, whole genome shotgun sequence. It encodes these proteins:
- the LOC102705859 gene encoding protein IQ-DOMAIN 1-like, whose amino-acid sequence is MGASGKWIRTLVGLRPAAERARAGAGKGRRWSRLWRSSSSQRSTGNASASEVPSETSSSADALSSVVAAVVRAPPRDFRLIRQEWAAVRIQTAFRAFLARRALRALRGIVRLQALVRGRRVRKQLAVTLKCMQALVRVQARARDRRARISADGLDAQDMLDERSSGRVDPVKEAEAGWCDSQGTADDVRSKIHMRHEGAIKRERALSYALSHQRCSNHGGRPSSPAVSLRHHGNGANRSNNSWSYLEGWMATKPWESRLMEQTNTENSTNSRCSESVEEINLAGPKLSDASSVKIRRNNVTTRVVAKPPSMISATSSDFVYDESSPSTSSVTPMSGTNTLATERRSDCGQVGGPNYMSMTKSAKARQGGYGSQKPPLQRQKSGDLLHHSRTAFSSIDVQSTAGSEVSVTSKRLNSLTLKSRVARSLDKENERQQSSLL